A single region of the Branchiostoma lanceolatum isolate klBraLanc5 chromosome 1, klBraLanc5.hap2, whole genome shotgun sequence genome encodes:
- the LOC136441314 gene encoding rRNA methyltransferase 1, mitochondrial-like, whose protein sequence is MATRLFSRHLWYPVLQSRAFTTNEAVRSGLLKLEQGGRGATNVRSCVARYMSTDVDVEDRMRKPKKFKKPRREISALERRLMNLSEQEVDFTSESSERDWSTDEDDSRRFSKVNSNHVPVSMERIRAKNIGNFEEDFLRETKSARPRAGRPAQKPWKQDYGSWRHDRWRDEDDEPSPWQQRRRPPQRWTEGRRDYGDDEDVLPWEQPQRQQRNENRQLKHAPAVGNEFLYGIAPCLLALQRGQRSFSQLFLKDGPYQTGADRIEEIESLADEQEVKVVRIPKHRMTKMIGEGTHQGVCLEASKRRAEPLNLEDISPAVESETERPPIWLVLNEVQDPMNFGAILRSSYYLGVDRIIASSSNCSPLTPVVSKASSGAMETQTVYSMEDIPALLQNLSSSGWTVVGTVAATEDMEDTVVCGDFALSGPTVLVLGNEGHGLSTELENLCTTKVTIQPGRELHPGIDSLNVSVATGILLHSILSSRK, encoded by the exons ATGGCGACTAGATTGTTCTCCAGGCATCTGTGGTACCCCGTGTTACAGTCAAGAGCCTTTACAACAAACGAGGCCGTCAGAAGCGGACTTCTAAAGCTGGAgcaaggtgggaggggggcgaccaaCGTCAGATCATGTGTAGCCAGGTACATGTCAACAGACGTGGACGTAGAAGACAGAATGCGAAAACCGAAGAAGTTTAAGAAGCCTAGGCGTGAGATCTCGGCACTGGAGAGACGTTTGATGAATCTATCTGAGCAGGAGGTGGATTTTACGTCGGAAAGCTCAGAGAGAGACTGGAGcactgatgaagatgacagcaGACGTTTTTCCAAG GTGAATTCCAATCATGTTCCTGTCTCCATGGAGCGAATCAGAGCCAAGAATATTGGGAACTTTGAGGAGGACTTTCTACGTGAGACTAAGTCAGCCCGACCCAGAGCTGGGAGACCTGCTCAGAAACCCTGGAAACAAG ATTATGGAAGCTGGAGACATGACAGATGGAGGGATGAGGATGATGagccgtcgccatggcaacagagaCGGAGACCACCACAGAGGTGGACAGAGGGTAGAAGAGACTATGGCGACGACGAAGAcgtgttgccatgggaacagcCACAGAGGCAGCAGAGGAATGAGAACAG gCAGTTGAAGCATGCCCCTGCAGTTGGTAATGAGTTCCTATATGGCATTGCCCCCTGCCTACTGGCCCTACAGAGGGGGCAGAGGTCATTCAGTCAGCTGTTCCTGAAGGATGGACCCTACCAGACAGGTGCAGACAGGATCGAGGAGATAGAAAGCCTGGCAGATGAGCAGGAAGTGAAAGTGGTCAGAATACCCAAACATCGAATGACAAAGATGATCGGTGAAGGAACACACCAG GGAGTGTGTTTAGAAGCTTCCAAAAGAAGAGCTGAGCCTCTTAACTTGGAAGATATCAGCCCAGCAGTAGAGTCGGAAACAGAGAGACCTCCTATCTGGCTGGTTTTGAATGAAGTACAG gaTCCCATGAACTTTGGTGCCATCCTGAGGTCATCCTACTATCTTGGAGTGGACAGAATTATAGCCAGCAGCAGTAATTG TAGCCCATTGACCCCTGTGGTGAGCAAAGCTAGTTCAGGAGCCATGGAAACCCAGACAGTATACTCTATGGAGGACATTCCAGCACTCTTACAG AACTTGAGCAGTTCTGGATGGACAGTTGTCGGAACAGTGGCAGCTACTGAAGACATGGAGGACACAGTTGTTTGTGGTGACTTTGCTCTGAGTGGACCTACAGTCCTCGTTCTTG GCAATGAGGGCCATGGGCTGAGCACAGAGCTGGAAAATTTGTGTACGACTAAGGTGACCATCCAGCCTGGGAGAGAACTGCATCCTGGGATTGATTCCCTCAACGTCTCAGTAGCAACAG gAATTCTGCTTCACAGCATCCTGTCCAGCAGAAAGTAG
- the LOC136441376 gene encoding transmembrane protein 128-like: MADDNDRSAVLRRRVQTRLAESIMQQLQDDSQDKPPAKEEKLSRINVHTIFWLVASMAMFYYTDIAVALRVDPRINWLWLFPGAVMMGLNVIIGVFLIVWLSWIKGVSTDEWEKLYPSAIPTATASFIVGGLCCMVGLWPVWGFLTPIILFTLFMGVVMVISLFP, from the exons ATGGCCGACGACAACGACAGGTCTGCGGTGCTGCGTCGCAGGGTTCAGACCCGCCTGGCAGAGTCCATCATGCAGCAGCTGCAGGACGACTCTCAGGACAAACCTCCAGCAAAGGAAGAGAAGTTGTCCCGCATCAACGTCCACACCATCTTCTGGCTGGTGGCGTCCATGGCCATGTTTTACTACACAGACATTGCTGTGGCCCTGAGAGTGGACCCCAGGATCAACTGGCTGTGGTTGTTTCCTGGTGCTGTGATGATGGGACTGAATGTTATTATAG GTGTGTTCCTGATCGTGTGGCTGTCCTGGATCAAGGGTGTGAGTACTGATGAGTGGGAGAAGCTGTACCCCAGCGCCATCCCCACAGCTACAGCTAGCTTCATCGTTG gtgGTCTGTGCTGCATGGTGGGTCTGTGGCCAGTGTGGGGATTCCTGACTCCCATCATACTCTTCACCTTGTTTATGGGTGTTGTCATGGTGATCTCACTATTCCCATGA